GGCGGCCGATGGCAGCAGGCTGACCGCTTGCCAGTGCCTCGATCACGGCCCGCACATCGGCGGGCTGCCAGCCTGCCGGTTTCAGCTGCTTGCCGTCGGCGCGTTTGGGTCCGGTGGTCTTGTGCATGTTGACACGGTGCACCTCAGCGAAGACCGCGTCGGCGTCCACGCCCAGCGCTTCCAGCGCACCGTAGCTGACATAGAGCAGGTCCACCAGTTCCTGCGCGAGCGGTGCGAGGTCAGCCACGGCAGGTGCAGCCGCTGCTTGCAATCGGTCGAACTCCTGCATGACTTCCCCGTACTCTTCGCACAGCAAGGTGCGCCGCAGTTCGAGCTGTGCGCTGCCGGGTACGGTGGGACGGGTGGGCAGCAGTACACCCACCGCAGCGTGAAATTCGCGGACACGCTCAGCGTTGGTCTTCACGGATCAAGTCTACCCTGACCAAAAACGCGGCGGACACGGGCGCATACCGCCGATAAAACCAGGAGTGGGGAGCCGCGCCCTCACCGTCGAGGTTCCGGCTCCCCTGTTTGCGCGGGTGCCCGGAGTTGCACCGGACTTCAGCTCGTGCCCGCTCGCGCGCCCGTTTTTCAACTGAGGTGGGCGCCTCCCTCGCGTCGCGTCGTGGTCGCGCGTTCGCACCCGGCACGGGGTCCTCGCTTCGCGTCTTCCCTGTGCCGGACCCAGTATGGCTTGCGGGTGTCATGAGAACATCTGCCGTTCGCCTAACTGCGATTAAGCCAAACGTCGTACCAGCCATGCTTCAAGCCTGTCTCAAGAAGCGCTGGAAACAGCCTCAAGCTCAAATGTCTTCTTTGCCGCTGTCCATTCGCACGACCCGCGGCGTGAATTTTGCCACCACATCGACCAGGTCGGCCTGCCGGGCAAGCACCTCCTCGATGCGTTTGTAGGCTTGCGGCGCTTCGTCGATGCCGCCGCCCAGCAGGGTGACGCCGCGCTCCTCCAGCAGGCGCGCCACCGCCTTGCGGTCGAGCGTTCGCTCTGCCTGCTTGCGGCCCAGCTGACGGCCCGCGCCGTGCGAGGCACTTTCCAGTGCCTGCGAATTGCCTTTTCCACGCACCACGAAGCCTGGATCGGCCATGCTGCCGGGAATGATGCCCAACTGGCCCTGCGCGGCCGGGGTGGCCCCCTTGCGGTGCACGATCGCCTCACGGCCATCGGGAAGCTGCTGTCTCCACGCCAGGTTGTGGCTGTTGCTGACGGCCACCAGCGGCGTGACCTTGAGGGCCCGCGCGACGCGTTCGTGAATGACTTCGTGGTTCGCCAGCGCGTAACGTCCGGCGAGCTCCATGGCGGCCCAATACGCCTGTCCTTCCTCGCGGCTCATGTCGAGCCACGCCAGCTTGCGCGCTTCGAGGTCGAGTTTGGGGTGCAGATTCTGGGCAACTTTGGTGTAGTGCCCGGCCACCTGCGCCCCAAAACCGCGCGAGCCGCTGTGTGACAGGAGCGCCAGGTACTGACCGGGCTGCAGGCCGAGGTCACTCTTCTCGATGCTGAGGGTGCCGAACTCGACGAAATGGTTACCCGAGCCGCTCGTCCCGATCTGCTCGGCGGCTTTGTCACGCAACTGGCGCAGCAGCGGGAACTCTCTCCAGGTGTCCTCGTCGAGAACCTCATGGTCAGGACGCACCTTGCGCTCCCACGATCCGCCTGCTCCGAAGCGGGTGTTGCGGCGCAACAGGCGCATTTCCTCGTCGCGCTCCAGGTGCTCGATGGGCAGCACGCTGAGACGCATGGAGCAGCCGATGTCCACGCCGACGCCATACGGAATGACCGCGTTGTCGGTGGCCAGCACACCTCCGATGGGCAAGCCGTAGCCGAAGTGCGCGTCGGGCATGAGGGCCCCTGCCACGCTGACGGGCAGGCGCATGGCCGTGTCCATCTGGGCGCGCGCACTTTCCTCGATCAGATCCTCGCCCCACTGGCGGTACGGCAGGGGCTTGTCGCGCAAGGTATCGGGTACGCGGGCCTGCAGGGCAAGCAGCTCGCGGGCGAGCTCGGCGTAGTCCGGGTCGTCCGTGAAGGTCTCCGGGTGGTGCTGAACGTGCGCGAGTTCGGTGGTGATGTCGTGGTCAGGTACGCCTGCCCCGGCGCGGGAACGCGCGGCCTGAAGCGCGAGGCCGACCGCCTTGCCTGTAAATCCGAGTGCCGTGATGTCATTGCCGTTCATGCTCACCTTCCTTCGCCTGCTTCTTTCGTGGCGGGTCGCCGTGAACCCGCCGAGTGCTGGATCCTTCACAGCATGCCTGCAGGCTGCTGCGAGCGAAATGGGCAGATGGCGAAGAGAGACTCACGCAAATGGCGCAGCCCCGGCGGTGAGTCCGAACGCGCGCTTCTCCTCTGATTGACGCTGCACGGTCCGCACTCTAGACTTGGTTTGTCCACCTTGGGGCTGACCCCTGTGGGCCCTCTTATCCAGAGCGCGTGAGGGAACTGGCCCGAAGACACGCGCAGCAACCCGCCCTCATCACGGCGACGGTGCTTTCCAGCCTGCTCTCCGCCGACGATGGCGAAACAGCGGGAACGATAAGAGAAGGGAATTTGGCACGCAATACTGTCCCCTTCTCTCCGGAGAGGGGATTTTTTGGTCCCCTGCCTACCTCGCCCCACGCACCGGCGCCCAGCCGGCAGC
The Deinococcus peraridilitoris DSM 19664 genome window above contains:
- a CDS encoding RtcB family protein, which translates into the protein MNGNDITALGFTGKAVGLALQAARSRAGAGVPDHDITTELAHVQHHPETFTDDPDYAELARELLALQARVPDTLRDKPLPYRQWGEDLIEESARAQMDTAMRLPVSVAGALMPDAHFGYGLPIGGVLATDNAVIPYGVGVDIGCSMRLSVLPIEHLERDEEMRLLRRNTRFGAGGSWERKVRPDHEVLDEDTWREFPLLRQLRDKAAEQIGTSGSGNHFVEFGTLSIEKSDLGLQPGQYLALLSHSGSRGFGAQVAGHYTKVAQNLHPKLDLEARKLAWLDMSREEGQAYWAAMELAGRYALANHEVIHERVARALKVTPLVAVSNSHNLAWRQQLPDGREAIVHRKGATPAAQGQLGIIPGSMADPGFVVRGKGNSQALESASHGAGRQLGRKQAERTLDRKAVARLLEERGVTLLGGGIDEAPQAYKRIEEVLARQADLVDVVAKFTPRVVRMDSGKEDI